Proteins encoded within one genomic window of Glycine soja cultivar W05 chromosome 1, ASM419377v2, whole genome shotgun sequence:
- the LOC114398613 gene encoding uncharacterized protein LOC114398613, with the protein MCDLNQTRRYAWGAAGLMHMYDHRNDASISTSRQCWIYEHFSSVAECNADPNYDEVSPRACRWIATKKTVKKISTVTYRQLGSSQNSRCLLDAIWGALTGQLRWGPVAVRYRSEKVMRQFGYVQSILAHPVDSWVSFDDVDDRWTHYSDHLAPAGDICVVSSQCAPDYIDRFFIISHSFMTAPQTSDPPRDASATQPRHIPQVPESRVPQESAVAASTHADFDADEPRHAVISEVCHAIVETLEHHLSLNEVTPGTSTHKAIQKCLRIVRGVTEDRNVYVRSQRRWRTDQP; encoded by the exons ATGTGTGACCTCAATCAGACTAGGAGgtatgcatggggagctgctGGCCTCATGCATATGTACGATCACCGTAATGATGCTAGTATCAGCACTAGCCGACAA TGTTGGATATATGAGCACTTTTCATCAGTTGCGGAGTGTAACGCTGATCCGAATTACGACGAGGTGTCACCACGTGCGTGTCGGTGGATTGCCACAAAGAAGACTGTGAAGAAGATATCTACAGTGACGTACAGGCAGCTTGGATCGTCTCAGAATTCCAGATGTCTGCTGGATGCCATATGGGGAGCACTGACCG GACAGCTCCGTTGGGGCCCTGTTGCTGTCAGATACAGATCGGAGAAGGTTATGCGTCAGTTCGGATACGTCCAGAGTATTCTTGCACACCCTGTCGATTCATGGGTGTCATTTGATGACGTAGACGATAGGTGGACGCACTACTCAGACCATCTTGCACCAGCAGGTGACATATGTGTTGTGTCAAGTCAATGTGCGCCCGACTACATCGACCGGTTCTTCATCATATCGCATTCATTCATGACTGCACCACAGACATCAGATCCTCCTCGAGATGCATCTGCGACACAACCCAGACATATCCCTCAGGTGCCAGAGTCACGTGTCCCTCAGGAGTCAGCAGTAGCAGCATCGACACATGCCGATTTTGATGCTGACGAGCCCAGACATGCAGTGATAAGT gAGGTTTGCCATGCCATCGTCGAGACGTTGGAGCATCATCTCAGCCTAAATGAAGTCACGCCAGGCACATCGACACATAAGGCCATCCAAAAATGTCTTAGGATTGTCAGGGGTGTTACAGAAGACCGCAATGTGTATGTGAGGTCTCAACGTAGGTGGCGCACGgatcaaccatag
- the LOC114425702 gene encoding 11-beta-hydroxysteroid dehydrogenase-like 5, whose protein sequence is MDFLNFMLNLLVPPGSMLTLAFSWPALCFLNVCEWLYNSIYGEDIDNKVVIITGASSGIGEQIAYEYALRRANLTLVARREHRLRGIAENAKRLGARHVMIMAADVVKEEDCRRFVNETINVFGRVDHLVNTVSLGHTFCFEEVTDTSVFPVLLDINFWGNVYPTFVALPYLHQSNGRIIINASVESWLPMPRMSLYAAAKAALVNFYETLRFELKDEVGITIATHGWIGSEMTRGKFMLEEGAEMQWKEEREVHVMGGPVEEFARLIVSGACRGDAYVKFPSWYDVFLLYRVFAPRVLNWAFRFLISPQGTRRASSYVGTGKHIEAVGMVRPMAMLEGTSPTHTGQLISQHKLD, encoded by the exons ATGGACTTTCTTAACTTTATGCTTAACTTGTTGGTCCCTCCAGGCAGTATGCTCACCTTGGCTTTCTCATGGCCAGCACTTTGCTTCCTCAATGTTTGTGAGTGGCTTTATAATAGTATATATGGTGAGGATATCGATAATAAAGTCGTCATAATCACTGGGGCATCTTCAGGCATAGGAGAG CAAATTGCATATGAGTATGCTTTGAGGAGAGCAAATTTAACGTTGGTGGCACGCAGAGAGCACAGGCTAAGAGGGATCGCTGAGAATGCAAAGAGATTGGGTGCAAGACATGTGATGATTATGGCAGCAGATGTTGTGAAGGAAGAAGATTGTAGGAGATTTGTCAATGAAACCATAAATGTCTTTGGCCGTG TAGATCATCTTGTAAATACAGTGAGTTTGGGACATACGTTCTGCTTTGAAGAAGTTACAGACACATCAGTATTCCCTGTTCTTCTG GATATTAATTTTTGGGGGAATGTTTATCCAACATTTGTGGCTCTTCCTTACCTTCATCAAAGCAACGGTCGTATTATTATCAATGCATCAGTTGAAAGTTGGTTGCCTATGCCAAGGATGAGTTTATATGCT GCTGCGAAGGCAGCATTAGTGAACTTCTATGAGACACTGAGATTTGAGTTGAAAGATGAGGTTGGAATAACGATAGCCACACATGGTTGGATTGGAAGTGAAATGACGCGGGGCAAGTTCATGCTAGAGGAGGGTGCAGAGATGCAGTGGAAGGAAGAAAGAGAA GTGCATGTGATGGGTGGACCAGTAGAGGAGTTTGCAAGGTTGATAGTATCAGGGGCATGTAGAGGAGATGCATATGTGAAGTTTCCTAGCTGGTATGATGTATTCCTACTATACAGGGTGTTTGCTCCAAGAGTTCTTAACTGGGCATTCAGGTTTCTTATTTCGCCACAAGGGACAAGAAGAGCTTCTTCTTATGTAGGGACTGGCAAACACATTGAAGCTGTGGGTATGGTGAGACCTATGGCTATGCTGGAGGGAACCTCACCTACACACACTGGCCAGCTGATCAGCCAGCACAAGCTCGATTAA
- the LOC114425711 gene encoding pentatricopeptide repeat-containing protein At4g20770 translates to MEKSKSLNLANLVQHCITNKAHLSGKVVHARLFRLALFSDTFLSNHFIELYSKCDHIASACHVFDNIPHKNIFSWNAILAAYCKARNLQYACRLFLQMPQRNTVSLNTLISTMVRCGYERQALDTYDSVMLDGVIPSHITFATVFSACGSLLDADCGRRTHGVVIKVGLESNIYVVNALLCMYAKCGLNADALRVFRDIPEPNEVTFTTMMGGLAQTNQIKEAAELFRLMLRKGIRVDSVSLSSMLGVCAKGERDVGLCHGISTNAQGKQMHTLSVKLGFERDLHLCNSLLDMYAKIGDMDSAEKVFVNLNRHSVVSWNIMIAGYGNRCNSEKAAEYLQRMQSDGYEPDDVTYINMLTACVKSGDVRTGRQIFDCMSCPSLTSWNAILSGYNQNADHREAVELFRKMQFQCQHPDRTTLAIILSSCAELGFLEAGKEVHAASQKFGFYDDVYVASSLINVYSKCGKMELSKHVFSKLPELDVVCWNSMLAGFSINSLGQDALSFFKKMRQLGFFPSEFSFATVVSSCAKLSSLFQGQQFHAQIVKDGFLDDIFVGSSLIEMYCKCGDVNGARCFFDVMPGRNTVTWNEMIHGYAQNGDGHNALCLYNDMISSGEKPDDITYVAVLTACSHSALVDEGLEIFNAMLQKYGVVPKVAHYTCIIDCLSRAGRFNEVEVILDAMPCKDDAVVWEVVLSSCRIHANLSLAKRAAEELYRLDPQNSASYVLLANMYSSLGKWDDARVVRDLMSHNQVRKDPGYSRNDTQIILENEQ, encoded by the coding sequence ATGGAAAAAAGCAAGAGTCTGAATTTGGCAAATCTAGTGCAACACTGCATCACTAACAAAGCTCATTTATCCGGCAAGGTTGTTCACGCTCGACTCTTCCGTCTCGCCCTTTTCTCCGACACCTTTCTCTCCAACCACTTCATCGAACTCTATTCCAAATGCGACCACATTGCCTCTGCCTGCCACGTGTTCGACAACATTCCTCACAAAAACATCTTTTCCTGGAACGCCATTTTGGCCGCTTATTGCAAAGCCCGCAATTTGCAATACGCGTGCCGTCTCTTCCTGCAAATGCCTCAGAGGAACACCGTCTCACTAAACACCTTGATCAGCACCATGGTACGATGTGGTTATGAACGCCAGGCATTGGATACCTACGATTCAGTGATGCTCGATGGAGTTATACCCTCTCATATAACATTCGCTACCGTTTTTAGTGCTTGTGGTTCTTTGTTGGATGCAGACTGTGGCAGGAGAACTCATGGGGTTGTGATCAAGGTTGGTCTTGAAAGTAATATATATGTCGTTAATGCTCTTTTGTGCATGTATGCTAAGTGCGGGCTTAATGCAGATGCGCTTCGTGTTTTTAGGGACATTCCTGAGCCTAATGAGGTTACTTTTACTACCATGATGGGTGGATTAGCACAGACTAATCAAATCAAGGAAGCTGCTGAATTGTTTCGACTCATGTTGAGAAAAGGGATTCGTGTTGATTCTGTGTCATTGTCCAGCATGTTGGGTGTCTGTGCTAAAGGGGAAAGGGATGTTGGTCTCTGTCATGGGATCTCAACTAATGCACAAGGAAAACAAATGCACACACTATCAGTTAAACTGGGATTTGAGAGAGACCTCCATCTCTGCAACTCGTTGCTTGATATGTATGCGAAAATCGGTGACATGGATAGTGCTGAGAAGGTTTTTGTTAATTTGAATCGGCACAGTGTTGTTTCTTGGAATATAATGATAGCTGGGTATGGGAACAGATGTAACAGTGAGAAAGCTGCAGAGTATCTTCAGAGAATGCAGTCTGATGGATATGAACCAGATGATGTTACTTATATTAACATGCTGACAGCGTGTGTCAAGTCCGGGGATGTTAGAACCGGGCGTCAAATATTTGACTGCATGTCATGCCCTAGTTTGACTTCGTGGAATGCTATACTCTCTGGCTATAATCAGAATGCGGATCATAGAGAGGCAGTAGAACTGTTTAGAAAAATGCAGTTTCAGTGCCAACATCCTGATCGGACTACTTTGGCCATTATTCTCAGTTCATGTGCTGAGTTGGGATTTCTTGAGGCTGGAAAAGAGGTTCATGCAGCATCTCAAAAATTTGGATTCTATGATGATGTCTATGTTGCCAGCAGCCTTATTAATGTGTACTCGAAATGTGGGAAAATGGAGTTGTCTAAGCATGTGTTCAGTAAACTGCCTGAACTAGATGTTGTGTGTTGGAACTCAATGTTAGCAGGGTTCTCAATCAATTCTCTTGGACAAGATGCCTTGTCTTTCTTCAAAAAGATGCGACAACTTGGCTTCTTCCCTTCTGAGTTTTCTTTTGCTACCGTAGTGAGCTCTTGTGCAAAACTTTCTTCCTTATTTCAAGGTCAACAGTTTCATGCTCAGATCGTAAAAGATGGTTTTCTAGATGACATATTTGTGGGGAGTTCTCTTATAGAAATGTATTGTAAATGTGGGGATGTAAACGGGGCAAGATGTTTCTTTGACGTGATGCCTGGTAGAAATACTGTTACGTGGAATGAAATGATACATGGTTATGCACAGAATGGGGATGGTCACAATGCTCTGTGCCTTTATAATGACATGATTTCATCTGGTGAGAAACCTGATGATATTACTTATGTTGCTGTTTTAACTGCTTGTAGCCACTCGGCTTTGGTAGATGAAGGACTTGAAATATTCAATGCCATGCTGCAAAAATATGGAGTGGTGCCAAAGGTGGCTCATTATACTTGCATCATAGATTGTCTGAGCCGAGCAGGGAGATTCAATGAAGTGGAAGTCATTCTGGATGCCATGCCATGTAAAGATGATGCAGTTGTATGGGAAGTTGTGCTAAGCTCATGCCGTATTCATGCTAACTTGAGCTTAGCAAAAAGAGCAGCTGAGGAACTCTATCGACTGGACCCACAGAATTCAGCCTCTTATGTGCTTCTTGCCAACATGTATTCTTCTTTGGGAAAGTGGGATGATGCACGTGTTGTAAGAGATCTCATGAGTCATAATCAGGTCCGTAAGGATCCTGGTTATAGCCGGAATGATACGCAAATCATTCTGGAAAACGAACAATAA
- the LOC114425721 gene encoding transcription factor-like protein DPB, with protein sequence MGTQPQQTFWEEEDEEMQGRGTTISGQSMSTSRSLGSPSSRSEQTMATPASDSTFLRLNHLDIHGDDAGSQGAVASKKKKRGQRAIGGDKSGRGLRQFSMKVCEKVESKGRTTYNEVADELVAEFADPINGVSTPDQQQYDEKNIRRRVYDALNVLMAMDIISKDKKEIQWKGLPRTSLSDMEELKSERLGLRNRIEKKAAYLQELEEQYIGLQKLIQRNEQLYSSGNAPNGGVSLPFILVQTRPHATVEVEISEDMQLVHFDFNSTPFELHDDNYVLKAMKLCEGSHNDNTTDNPTDGGEGSSIYAQVPTSVSNPPNRPPSSPPLPGILKARVKNEH encoded by the exons ATGGGAACACAACCCCAGCAAACATTTTGGGAGgaagaggatgaggagatgCAAGGCCGTGGAACCACTATCTCAGGTCAATCAATGTCAACAAGCAGAAGTTTGGGGTCTCCATCCAGCCGGAGTGAACAGACAATGGCAACACCTGCTAGTGATAGCACTTTTCTTAGGTTAAACCATCTTGACATACATGGTGATGATGCTGGATCACAGGGTGCAGTTGC tagcaagaagaaaaagaggggCCAACGTGCTATTGGAGGTGATAAGAGTGGAAGAGGTCTCCGCCAATTTAGTATGAAAG TGTGTGAGAAGGTAGAAAGCAAGGGAAGAACAACTTACAATGAG GTAGCTGATGAACTTGTGGCTGAATTTGCTGATCCAATCAATGGTGTTTCAACTCCTGATCAG CAACAATATGATGAGAAAAACATTCGTCGAAGGGTGTATGATGCTTTGAATGTTCTCATGGCAATGGATATTATTTCTAAGGATAAAAAGGAAATACAATGGAAGGGTCTCCCTCGTACTAGTCTAAGTGATATGGAAGAGCTAAAG TCGGAGCGTCTTGGGCTAAGGAATagaattgaaaagaaagcaGCCTATTTGCAAGAGCTGGAGGAGCAA TACATAGGTCTTCAGAAACTTATACAACGAAATGAGCAACTATATAGCTCAGGAAATGCTCCCAATGGAGGTGTATCTTTGCCCTTCATTCTGGTGCAG ACACGCCCCCATGCAACTGTTGAAGTGGAAATATCAGAAGATATGCAGCTTGTGCATTTTGATTTCAATAG CACTCCCTTTGAGTTGCATGATGATAACTATGTTCTCAAGGCAATGAAACTTTGTGAGGGATCTCATAATGATAATACAACAGACAATCCTACAGATGGTGGTGAAGGTTCTAGCATATATGCACAGGTTCCTACTTCTGTTTCAAACCCTCCAAATAGGCCTCCTTCATCTCCACCACTCCCTGGAATATTGAAGGCAAGAGTTAAGAACGAGCATTGA